A portion of the Armatimonadota bacterium genome contains these proteins:
- the pyk gene encoding pyruvate kinase codes for MVARHPLLRRRTKIVATLGPASDSPERIRELVQAGVDVFRFNFSHGTREEHARRMREVRRAAEELGRMVALLQDLQGPKVRVGELPEHRPLELREGEQVLILAQPGPVPERALTTTSPELLRELRPGDRILLADGQMELRVTAVREGELEARVMRGGRVEEHKGMNLPGVRLHAPALTPKDLEDLQFGIAQGVDMVALSFVRRAEDVLSARAELERLGAEIPLIAKLEKAEALERLEEILAASDGVMVARGDLGIEVPLERVPVLQKTIIRRANEFGIPVITATQMLESMVHQPRPTRAEVSDVANAILDGTDAVMLSDETAVGAYPTEAVRMVDRIAVEVESAHPELYRVGASHTHRMGIAEAVAAAACALARDVRARAIVVITRSGRTAQLVSTHRPAEPILAVTEDPRVARSLALWWGVQPVVTSFREDTDAMVAHTEEVLLRGGLVEPGDVVVITGSSPIIARGRTNFLKVHRIRRREGGRA; via the coding sequence ATGGTGGCACGGCACCCTCTCCTGCGGCGTCGTACGAAGATCGTGGCGACCCTGGGCCCGGCCTCAGACTCTCCGGAGCGGATCCGGGAGCTGGTGCAGGCGGGCGTGGACGTGTTCCGGTTCAACTTCTCCCACGGCACCCGGGAGGAGCACGCCCGTCGGATGCGGGAGGTTCGGCGGGCGGCGGAGGAACTAGGCCGGATGGTGGCCCTCCTGCAGGATCTGCAGGGCCCCAAGGTGCGCGTGGGGGAACTGCCGGAACACCGGCCCCTGGAGCTCCGGGAGGGCGAGCAGGTCCTGATCCTCGCCCAGCCCGGACCCGTTCCGGAGCGTGCCCTCACCACCACCTCTCCGGAGCTCCTGCGGGAATTGCGGCCCGGTGACCGCATCCTGCTCGCGGATGGCCAGATGGAGCTGCGTGTGACCGCGGTCCGGGAGGGCGAGCTGGAGGCCCGGGTGATGCGGGGAGGTCGGGTGGAGGAGCACAAGGGCATGAACCTCCCCGGCGTCCGGCTGCACGCCCCCGCCCTTACCCCCAAGGACCTGGAGGACCTGCAGTTCGGCATCGCGCAGGGAGTGGACATGGTGGCCCTCTCCTTCGTGCGCCGGGCGGAGGATGTGCTCTCCGCCCGGGCGGAGCTGGAGCGCCTAGGCGCGGAGATCCCCCTGATTGCCAAGCTGGAGAAGGCCGAGGCTCTGGAACGCCTGGAGGAAATCCTGGCCGCAAGCGACGGGGTGATGGTGGCGCGGGGAGACCTGGGGATTGAGGTTCCCCTGGAACGGGTTCCGGTGCTGCAGAAGACCATCATCCGCAGGGCCAACGAATTCGGGATTCCCGTCATCACCGCCACCCAGATGCTGGAGTCCATGGTCCATCAGCCCCGGCCCACCCGGGCGGAGGTCTCGGACGTGGCGAACGCTATCCTGGACGGCACGGACGCGGTGATGCTGAGCGACGAGACCGCGGTGGGCGCCTACCCCACGGAGGCGGTGCGGATGGTGGATCGGATCGCGGTGGAGGTGGAAAGCGCGCATCCCGAACTCTACCGGGTAGGCGCTTCGCACACCCATCGGATGGGAATCGCGGAGGCCGTGGCCGCGGCGGCCTGCGCGCTCGCCCGGGATGTGCGGGCCAGAGCCATCGTGGTGATCACCCGGAGCGGCCGCACCGCGCAACTCGTCTCCACGCACCGTCCCGCGGAGCCTATCCTTGCGGTGACGGAGGACCCCCGGGTGGCGCGATCCCTCGCCCTGTGGTGGGGCGTACAACCCGTGGTCACTTCCTTCCGGGAGGACACGGATGCCATGGTGGCCCACACGGAGGAGGTGCTCCTGAGGGGAGGGCTGGTGGAGCCGGGG
- a CDS encoding GntR family transcriptional regulator: MNSVIPLYYQIREDLRRRIEAGEWKPGEAIPSEAELQEIYGVSRATVRQALSELVMEGLLIRRQGRGTFVAPPKIVEPLPRLVSFTEEMRAVGMEPSTRSVKVEIVTDPPKRVRETLRTDEDRFLRIERVRCANGQPIVLLVSYLPASLGIDPQEDFSGSLYALLETKYHIRLGEALQIIEAGVADEYTAAQLEIEEGEPVLIIRRGTFAKDGRAVEYVEGFYPADRYRYTIRLER; the protein is encoded by the coding sequence TTGAACAGCGTCATCCCTCTCTACTACCAGATCCGCGAGGATCTCCGCCGTCGGATCGAGGCCGGAGAGTGGAAGCCCGGGGAAGCCATCCCCTCCGAGGCGGAACTCCAGGAAATCTACGGGGTGAGCCGGGCCACGGTGCGGCAGGCCCTCTCCGAGCTGGTGATGGAGGGACTGCTCATCCGCAGACAGGGCCGGGGGACCTTCGTGGCTCCTCCGAAGATCGTGGAGCCCCTGCCGCGCTTGGTGAGCTTCACGGAGGAGATGCGGGCCGTGGGCATGGAGCCCAGCACCCGCAGCGTGAAGGTGGAGATCGTCACCGATCCCCCTAAGCGCGTCCGCGAGACCCTCCGGACCGACGAGGATCGGTTTCTCCGGATCGAGCGGGTGCGGTGCGCCAACGGGCAGCCCATCGTCCTTCTCGTCTCCTACCTTCCCGCTTCCCTGGGCATCGATCCTCAGGAGGACTTCTCCGGGTCCCTGTATGCATTGCTGGAGACCAAATACCACATCCGGCTCGGCGAGGCCCTTCAGATCATCGAAGCGGGGGTGGCGGACGAGTACACAGCAGCCCAGCTGGAGATCGAGGAAGGAGAGCCCGTCCTCATCATCCGGCGCGGCACGTTCGCGAAGGACGGGCGGGCGGTGGAGTACGTGGAGGGGTTCTACCCCGCGGACCGCTACCGGTACACCATCCGGCTCGAACGCTAG